From a single Micromonospora sp. WMMD1102 genomic region:
- a CDS encoding zf-HC2 domain-containing protein: MTAHVPAAALEAYAHGRPGPGAEDTATWVVEVHLESCAECRARLAGFAAPPVRELLDGARETIMHRARTGPGPARRSRWRRWTWRWTDWSLPAWAATTSIAVLVAFLLDSAYPHRPSTVLLLAPVAPLTGLAVAWSRHTDPAWEVVAGTARAGLELLLRRTAAILSLALPPLAVAGWLLGTSPALWLLPCLTFTAATLLLGGRIGVTPAAVVLGLGWVAAVVAPALVTARAPALVQAESLPGWAVAAAVVTALAALRSDDFRRLTSWR; this comes from the coding sequence GTGACCGCTCACGTTCCGGCCGCCGCACTGGAGGCGTACGCGCACGGCCGACCCGGCCCCGGCGCGGAGGACACCGCGACCTGGGTGGTGGAGGTGCACCTGGAGAGCTGCGCCGAGTGCCGGGCGCGGCTCGCCGGGTTCGCGGCTCCGCCGGTACGGGAACTGCTCGACGGCGCACGGGAAACGATCATGCATCGGGCGCGGACCGGGCCCGGACCGGCCCGGCGCTCCCGGTGGCGGCGGTGGACGTGGCGCTGGACGGACTGGTCGCTACCGGCCTGGGCCGCGACGACAAGCATCGCGGTCCTCGTCGCGTTCCTGCTCGACTCCGCGTACCCGCACCGGCCGTCGACGGTGCTGCTGCTCGCCCCGGTGGCTCCGCTCACCGGCCTCGCGGTCGCCTGGTCGCGGCACACCGACCCGGCCTGGGAGGTGGTCGCCGGCACCGCGCGGGCGGGCCTGGAGCTGCTGCTCCGCCGTACCGCCGCGATCCTCTCCCTGGCGCTGCCGCCGCTCGCGGTCGCGGGCTGGCTGCTCGGCACCTCCCCCGCGCTCTGGCTGCTGCCCTGCCTGACGTTCACCGCGGCGACGCTGCTGCTCGGCGGCCGGATCGGCGTCACACCCGCCGCCGTGGTCCTGGGCCTCGGCTGGGTCGCGGCGGTCGTCGCACCGGCGCTGGTAACCGCACGCGCACCGGCCCTCGTCCAGGCCGAGAGCCTGCCCGGCTGGGCGGTGGCCGCCGCCGTCGTCACCGCGCTCGCCGCACTGCGCTCCGACGACTTCCGGCGCCTCACCAGCTGGCGCTGA
- a CDS encoding response regulator transcription factor produces MTTSPTPTTRTKVLLVDDHDLIRKGLRHAFERDRQFEVVGEAATAAEGVRQAGALQPDVVIMDLRLPDGSGLEATRALRKSSATMGIVVLTMYAGDDQLFGALEAGASAFVPKTAPADEVVAAARHAASSPSAFTAADLAEAMKRRLAPSGPQLSPREGQVLRLLADGMSVAGIAKQLFVSESTAKTHISKLYEKLGAANRAQALMTALRLGLLEAPDAPKF; encoded by the coding sequence ATGACCACCAGCCCCACGCCGACCACTCGGACCAAGGTCCTGCTCGTCGACGATCATGACCTGATCCGCAAGGGCCTGCGGCACGCGTTCGAGCGGGACCGGCAGTTCGAGGTCGTCGGCGAGGCCGCCACCGCTGCCGAGGGGGTGCGACAGGCAGGCGCCCTGCAACCCGATGTAGTGATCATGGACCTCCGGCTGCCCGACGGCAGCGGCTTGGAGGCGACCCGGGCGCTGCGCAAGTCCAGCGCCACCATGGGGATCGTGGTGCTCACCATGTACGCCGGTGACGACCAGCTCTTCGGTGCCCTGGAGGCCGGCGCCAGCGCCTTCGTGCCGAAGACCGCCCCCGCCGACGAGGTGGTCGCCGCGGCCCGGCACGCCGCCTCGTCGCCGAGCGCCTTCACCGCCGCCGACCTGGCCGAGGCGATGAAGCGCCGGCTCGCCCCGTCCGGCCCGCAGCTCTCGCCCCGGGAGGGGCAGGTGCTCCGCCTGCTTGCCGACGGGATGAGTGTCGCCGGCATCGCCAAGCAGCTCTTCGTCAGCGAGTCGACGGCCAAGACCCACATCTCGAAGCTCTACGAGAAGCTCGGCGCGGCCAACCGGGCGCAGGCCCTGATGACCGCCCTCCGGCTGGGTCTGCTGGAAGCGCCGGACGCCCCGAAGTTCTGA
- a CDS encoding glycoside hydrolase family 6 protein, producing MRRPARPLLAVAAALAVAVPTILFGSSAAHADPISQTSGFYVNPNSSPASWVAANPGDGRANAIRTSIAQKPMASWFGNWSGDIGSAVGNYVGAADAVDKLPLLVAYNLPGRDACGGHSGGGAGSVAAYDAWISAFAGAIGNRPAVVVLEPDSLGDFNCMNQGQINDRVGMLSRAANQFRTRAPNTWAYLDAGNPGWVDARTMAQRLNSAGVGNAHGFALNVSNYFTTGENTNYGNNVANTLRNSYGYSKPFVIDTSRNGNGANGQWCNPGGRRIGTSTQMGGGAEMLLWLKTPGESDGNCGVGSGSSAGQFLPEVAYKMVYGY from the coding sequence ATGAGACGACCCGCCCGTCCGCTGCTCGCGGTTGCGGCCGCGCTGGCAGTGGCGGTCCCGACGATCCTGTTCGGCTCGTCGGCCGCCCACGCCGATCCGATCAGCCAGACCAGCGGCTTCTACGTCAACCCCAACTCCAGCCCCGCGTCGTGGGTCGCCGCCAACCCCGGTGACGGACGCGCCAACGCGATCAGGACCTCGATCGCCCAGAAGCCGATGGCCTCCTGGTTCGGCAACTGGAGTGGCGACATCGGATCCGCGGTCGGCAACTACGTCGGTGCCGCGGACGCCGTCGACAAGCTCCCCCTGCTGGTGGCCTACAACCTCCCCGGCAGGGACGCCTGCGGCGGGCACTCCGGCGGTGGCGCCGGAAGCGTCGCCGCCTACGACGCGTGGATCTCGGCCTTCGCCGGCGCCATCGGCAACCGGCCCGCCGTGGTCGTCCTCGAACCGGACTCGCTGGGCGACTTCAACTGCATGAACCAGGGGCAGATCAACGACCGCGTCGGCATGCTCAGCCGCGCCGCCAACCAGTTCCGGACCAGGGCGCCGAACACCTGGGCCTACCTCGACGCCGGCAACCCCGGCTGGGTCGACGCCCGGACCATGGCGCAACGCCTCAACTCCGCCGGTGTCGGCAACGCGCACGGGTTCGCGCTGAACGTCTCGAACTACTTCACCACCGGCGAGAACACCAACTACGGCAACAACGTCGCCAACACGCTGCGTAACAGCTACGGGTACTCCAAGCCCTTCGTGATCGACACCAGCCGCAACGGCAACGGTGCCAACGGGCAGTGGTGCAACCCGGGCGGCCGCAGGATCGGCACATCGACCCAGATGGGCGGCGGCGCCGAGATGCTGCTGTGGCTCAAGACGCCGGGCGAGTCCGACGGCAACTGCGGGGTCGGATCCGGATCCAGCGCCGGGCAGTTCCTGCCCGAGGTGGCCTACAAGATGGTCTACGGCTACTGA
- a CDS encoding ATP-binding cassette domain-containing protein: MVRAIDPHDVRASTHAFEVETRQLRVKAGRHLAVNGLDLALGTGVHGLLGPNGAGKTTLMRALATVVKPTGGALRLLGQDATPGRGLRDVRGRLGYLPQQFGFYPRFTVRDYVEYMAWLRDMPSAAVPGAAQRAIERVHLADRADSRLKSLSGGMLRRAGIAQAIVNEPALLLLDEPTVGLDPEQRVEFRELVRELGATSCVVVSTHLVEDVVAACSDVLLLDHGTLVFQGVPADLARFGAAGGVGDSPAERGYSHLLRQRRSAS; the protein is encoded by the coding sequence ATGGTACGCGCCATCGACCCACACGACGTCCGCGCCAGCACCCACGCCTTCGAGGTGGAGACCAGGCAACTGCGGGTGAAGGCCGGCAGGCACCTCGCCGTCAACGGGCTCGACCTCGCCCTCGGCACCGGCGTGCACGGGCTGCTCGGGCCGAACGGCGCCGGCAAGACGACCCTGATGCGCGCCCTCGCCACGGTGGTCAAGCCGACCGGCGGCGCGCTGCGGCTGCTCGGCCAGGACGCCACCCCCGGCCGGGGACTGCGCGACGTGCGCGGCCGACTGGGATACCTGCCCCAGCAGTTCGGCTTCTATCCCCGCTTCACCGTGCGCGACTACGTCGAGTACATGGCCTGGCTGCGCGACATGCCCTCGGCCGCGGTACCCGGTGCGGCGCAGCGGGCCATCGAACGGGTACACCTGGCCGACCGCGCCGACTCCAGGCTCAAGTCCCTGTCGGGCGGCATGCTGCGCCGCGCCGGCATCGCGCAGGCGATCGTGAACGAACCGGCGCTGCTGCTGCTCGACGAGCCGACCGTCGGTCTCGACCCCGAGCAGCGGGTCGAATTCCGCGAACTGGTCCGCGAACTGGGCGCGACGAGCTGCGTGGTGGTCTCCACCCACCTGGTCGAGGACGTGGTGGCCGCCTGCTCCGACGTCCTGCTGCTGGACCACGGCACCCTGGTCTTCCAGGGCGTACCGGCCGACCTGGCCCGGTTCGGTGCGGCCGGCGGCGTCGGGGACAGCCCCGCCGAACGCGGCTACTCGCACCTGCTGCGGCAGCGCCGGAGCGCGTCGTGA
- a CDS encoding SRPBCC family protein, producing MADSSTQSIVIAAPPAQVTAVICDFPRYPEWADAVKRVEVTEEYEDGYPARVRFVLDASVMTDEYTLAYEYAEDISRIEWHLVEPSRMQKVQNGSYDIEDNGDGTSTVTYTLEVELSVGMLGMFRRKAEKMIMDAALTQLKRRVETLNRAG from the coding sequence ATGGCGGATTCCTCCACCCAGTCGATCGTGATCGCCGCGCCGCCGGCTCAGGTGACGGCGGTCATCTGCGATTTTCCGCGCTATCCGGAGTGGGCCGACGCGGTCAAGCGGGTCGAGGTGACCGAGGAGTACGAGGACGGCTATCCGGCCCGGGTGCGGTTCGTACTCGACGCCTCGGTGATGACCGACGAGTACACGCTGGCGTACGAGTACGCCGAGGACATCTCGCGGATCGAGTGGCACCTGGTGGAGCCCTCGCGGATGCAGAAGGTGCAGAACGGGTCGTACGACATCGAGGACAACGGGGACGGCACCTCGACGGTGACCTACACCCTGGAGGTCGAGTTGTCGGTAGGCATGCTGGGGATGTTCCGGCGCAAGGCCGAGAAGATGATCATGGACGCCGCGCTGACGCAGCTCAAGAGGCGGGTGGAGACTCTGAACAGGGCGGGTTGA
- a CDS encoding GAF domain-containing sensor histidine kinase, translating to MPASTSGLPRPHPLAAAARVVMLALVAVLTLIATREPGQLRWVALLAVAGIPAVVAPRHRVLAPLGRFAEVVLVGLAAGQVAAAANIGTPMPGVGASAILPYLAVPLTVAALQRRHREGIGLIAVAAGTLLLSGIFAAGEDGPQISQVGYLTVAAQWVILAALGLFAAGSLQRMVQARGEPRPQPYTEATRLLTQLRSVARQLPGATLDPGSISEHLIEELRGVTRADRAAVLSASGGGRLVVLAQAGVDRVDWETTLDADSAIADAWASQQPQTAHRSQARSHSGGDVSALVVPLVAGVRTVGLVTLEADVTGAYPPPVVAQVTALTRPAALRLEAALLFDEVRSLATNEERQRLAREIHDGVAQELVMVGYGIDNALATLPEDATDTAEELRTLRGEVTRVITELRLSLFELRSEVDRHGGLAAAIAEYARTVGASAGLRVHYTLDESTARLPAATEAELLRIAQEAITNARKHAGASNLWVTCAVDPPFAQIEVSDDGQGIADQRPDGRYGLAIMAERAERIRGRLEISPRHPSGTTVAVVLGTSSRRDNVRDSVTASEGE from the coding sequence GTGCCCGCCTCGACCTCCGGCCTCCCCCGTCCGCATCCCCTCGCGGCAGCGGCGCGGGTCGTCATGCTCGCGCTCGTCGCGGTGCTCACGCTGATCGCCACCCGGGAGCCGGGGCAACTGCGCTGGGTGGCCCTGCTCGCCGTGGCCGGCATTCCGGCGGTGGTCGCCCCCCGGCACCGGGTGCTGGCCCCGCTGGGCCGGTTCGCCGAGGTCGTCCTGGTCGGGCTGGCCGCCGGCCAGGTCGCCGCGGCGGCGAACATCGGTACCCCGATGCCCGGGGTCGGTGCCTCGGCGATCCTGCCCTACCTGGCCGTGCCGCTCACCGTGGCGGCGTTGCAGCGGCGGCACCGGGAGGGCATCGGACTGATCGCGGTGGCCGCCGGCACGCTGCTGCTCAGCGGCATCTTCGCCGCTGGCGAGGACGGGCCGCAGATCAGCCAGGTCGGCTATCTGACCGTGGCCGCCCAGTGGGTGATCCTGGCCGCGCTGGGGCTCTTCGCGGCGGGTTCGCTGCAACGGATGGTGCAGGCCCGGGGCGAGCCCCGGCCGCAGCCGTACACCGAGGCGACCCGGCTGCTTACCCAGTTGCGCAGCGTGGCCCGGCAGCTTCCCGGCGCCACCCTCGACCCGGGCAGCATCTCCGAGCACCTGATCGAGGAGTTGCGCGGGGTCACCCGGGCGGACCGGGCGGCGGTGCTCTCCGCCAGCGGCGGCGGGCGGCTGGTGGTGCTCGCCCAGGCCGGGGTGGACCGGGTCGACTGGGAGACGACGCTGGACGCCGACTCGGCGATCGCCGACGCCTGGGCGAGCCAGCAACCCCAGACGGCGCACCGGTCACAGGCCCGCTCGCACTCGGGCGGTGACGTGTCGGCGCTCGTCGTGCCGCTGGTCGCCGGGGTGCGCACGGTCGGCCTGGTGACCCTGGAGGCCGACGTGACGGGCGCCTACCCGCCGCCGGTGGTGGCCCAGGTGACCGCGCTGACCCGACCGGCGGCGCTCCGGCTGGAGGCGGCGCTGCTCTTCGACGAGGTACGGTCGCTGGCCACCAACGAGGAGCGGCAGCGACTCGCCCGGGAGATCCACGACGGGGTGGCCCAGGAACTCGTGATGGTCGGCTACGGCATCGACAACGCCCTGGCCACCCTCCCCGAGGACGCCACCGACACCGCCGAGGAGCTGCGTACGCTGCGCGGCGAGGTGACCCGGGTGATCACCGAGCTGCGGCTGAGCCTGTTCGAGCTGCGCAGCGAGGTGGACCGGCACGGCGGGCTCGCCGCCGCCATCGCCGAGTACGCCCGCACCGTCGGCGCCTCCGCCGGTCTGCGGGTGCACTACACGCTCGACGAGTCCACCGCCCGGCTGCCGGCGGCGACCGAGGCGGAGTTGCTGCGCATCGCGCAGGAGGCGATCACGAACGCCCGCAAGCACGCCGGAGCGTCGAATCTCTGGGTCACCTGTGCCGTGGACCCCCCATTCGCCCAGATTGAAGTGTCGGATGATGGTCAGGGCATCGCTGACCAGCGGCCCGATGGCAGGTATGGTCTTGCGATCATGGCGGAGAGGGCGGAACGTATCCGGGGCCGGCTAGAGATCAGTCCGCGACACCCCAGCGGCACGACGGTGGCCGTGGTGCTCGGAACCTCGTCCCGGCGCGATAACGTGCGCGATAGCGTCACCGCATCAGAAGGGGAGTAA
- a CDS encoding ROK family glucokinase, producing MTLTIGVDVGGTKVAAGVVDVDGVVRAQTRRDTPAEDVAGTRDVIVEVVKELTAEYEVTAVGIGAAGWIDAARSTVLFAPNIAWRDEPLRDFVGNAVGLPVIVENDANVAAWAEFRHGAARDADDSMVLFTIGTGVGGGIVLGGELLRGAHGIAAELGHMLSVPDGHVCGCGRLGCIEQYASGNALVRFARAGARQEPARATVLLDLAGGDVEAITGPMVTAAARSGDPVSGTAFAQIGNWLGVGLADMAQILDPQVLVVGGGVVEAGELLMGPTRRSYLDALAARATIPVAEIRPAELGNSAGMVGAADLARRR from the coding sequence GTGACGCTGACCATCGGAGTCGACGTCGGGGGTACCAAGGTGGCCGCCGGGGTGGTCGACGTCGACGGTGTGGTGCGGGCGCAGACACGCCGGGACACTCCCGCCGAGGACGTGGCCGGGACCCGTGACGTGATCGTCGAGGTCGTCAAGGAGTTGACCGCCGAGTACGAGGTGACCGCCGTCGGCATCGGCGCCGCCGGTTGGATCGACGCCGCCCGCTCCACGGTGCTGTTCGCCCCGAACATCGCCTGGCGGGACGAGCCGCTGCGGGACTTCGTCGGCAACGCCGTCGGGCTGCCGGTGATCGTGGAGAACGACGCCAACGTGGCGGCCTGGGCGGAGTTCCGCCACGGGGCGGCCCGGGACGCCGACGACTCGATGGTGCTGTTCACCATCGGCACCGGGGTCGGCGGGGGCATCGTGCTCGGCGGGGAGCTGCTGCGCGGCGCGCACGGCATCGCCGCCGAACTCGGGCACATGCTCTCGGTGCCGGACGGCCACGTCTGCGGCTGCGGCCGGCTCGGCTGCATCGAGCAGTACGCCAGCGGCAACGCCCTGGTCCGGTTCGCCCGGGCCGGCGCGCGGCAGGAACCCGCGCGGGCCACCGTCCTGCTCGACCTGGCCGGCGGTGACGTCGAGGCGATCACCGGACCGATGGTGACCGCCGCCGCCCGCTCGGGCGACCCGGTCTCCGGCACGGCCTTCGCGCAGATCGGGAACTGGCTCGGCGTCGGGCTGGCCGACATGGCGCAGATCCTCGACCCGCAGGTGCTGGTGGTCGGTGGCGGTGTGGTGGAGGCCGGTGAGCTGTTGATGGGTCCGACACGTCGGTCCTACCTGGACGCTCTCGCCGCGCGTGCCACAATTCCGGTGGCCGAGATCCGCCCCGCCGAGCTGGGCAACTCGGCCGGCATGGTCGGTGCCGCCGACCTGGCCCGACGCCGCTAG
- a CDS encoding sigma-70 family RNA polymerase sigma factor, giving the protein MRASEPDEEHLLRRVARADLDAFDELYRRTSPWLAIRLRRRCADDGIVAEVLQDTYLTVWRAAGSFAALRPSGGADAPGGSAAGWIWTIAARRLVDALRRRARQPDVLPAESLPVPNSPAAEDVALDRTIGNELGAAVDRLAPELRAVLSAMVIDGLTVRETSALLGLPEGTVKSRARRARNVLREALS; this is encoded by the coding sequence GTGAGAGCGAGCGAGCCGGACGAGGAGCACCTGCTGCGACGCGTCGCGCGGGCCGATCTGGACGCCTTCGATGAGTTGTACCGGCGTACCTCGCCCTGGCTCGCCATTCGGCTGCGGCGACGCTGTGCCGACGACGGGATCGTCGCGGAGGTGCTCCAGGACACGTACCTGACGGTCTGGCGGGCGGCCGGGTCGTTCGCCGCGCTGCGGCCCTCCGGCGGCGCGGATGCCCCGGGCGGCAGCGCCGCCGGATGGATCTGGACGATCGCGGCGCGGCGGCTGGTGGACGCACTGCGACGCCGCGCCCGGCAGCCGGACGTACTGCCCGCCGAATCGCTGCCGGTGCCGAACTCACCGGCGGCCGAGGACGTGGCACTGGACCGGACGATCGGAAACGAGCTGGGTGCGGCGGTGGACCGGCTCGCGCCGGAACTCCGCGCGGTGCTGAGCGCCATGGTCATCGACGGACTGACGGTACGGGAGACGTCGGCCCTGCTGGGACTGCCCGAGGGCACGGTGAAGAGCCGGGCGCGGCGCGCCCGCAACGTACTACGGGAGGCGCTGTCGTGA
- a CDS encoding endonuclease/exonuclease/phosphatase family protein, with the protein MRLRVLSYNVHGQRDDTDALAGAVRALEPDVVIVQEAPRRFRWRHRCAALADRFGLVVAAGGLPALGNLLLTSLRVRVYRTWCQRFPLTPGRHLRGAVFAECGIGAARFVLAGSHLSTDPAERPHQATLLKQELTALRLPVVVGADLNENSGGGAWRTVADGLTDAAVAGGGADRCTFPCREPRDRIDALFVAPGIEVLDYDVVDTAQTRRASDHLPIRVDLLLPAAG; encoded by the coding sequence GTGCGCCTTCGGGTGCTCTCCTACAACGTGCACGGTCAACGGGACGACACCGACGCGCTGGCCGGGGCGGTCCGGGCGTTGGAGCCGGACGTGGTGATCGTGCAGGAGGCACCGCGCCGGTTCCGCTGGCGGCACAGGTGCGCCGCCCTGGCCGACCGGTTCGGGTTGGTGGTGGCGGCCGGCGGCCTGCCGGCGCTCGGCAACCTGCTGCTGACCAGCCTGCGGGTCCGGGTCTACCGCACCTGGTGCCAGCGGTTCCCGCTGACGCCGGGCCGGCACCTGCGGGGTGCGGTCTTCGCCGAGTGCGGGATCGGGGCGGCCCGGTTCGTGCTGGCCGGCTCGCACCTCTCCACCGACCCGGCCGAGCGCCCCCACCAGGCGACCCTGCTCAAACAGGAGTTGACCGCCCTGCGGCTGCCGGTGGTGGTCGGGGCCGACCTCAACGAGAACTCGGGCGGCGGAGCCTGGCGTACGGTGGCCGACGGGCTGACCGACGCGGCGGTGGCGGGTGGTGGCGCGGACCGGTGCACCTTCCCGTGCCGAGAGCCGCGCGACCGGATCGACGCGCTCTTCGTCGCACCCGGGATCGAGGTGCTCGACTACGACGTGGTGGACACCGCGCAGACCCGGCGGGCCAGCGACCACCTTCCGATCCGCGTCGATCTGCTGCTGCCGGCCGCCGGCTGA
- a CDS encoding LacI family DNA-binding transcriptional regulator: MGTGTTRRQPTLDEVAARAGVSRSAASRVLNKAPHVSRATREAVEKAIKELGYLPNRTARALATRQTGIVALAISHDDPELFADPFFGQVIVGVSAALEETDLHLLLCLASSGRGRSRLTNLLNTRGVDGIMLMALRGDDPLTHIVRRAGLPAVYGGRPLHFKPQWYVDSDNLGGARLATEHLLGLGRTRIVTITGELGTEAGAARYRGYREAMIMAGLPPYGVAEGDFTEASGAAAMKALLDDHPDLDAVFAGSDNMAAGALRVLADSGRSVPADVAVVGFDDLGIAGRTDPPLTTVHQSIQALGKEMTRVLVEVIAGRETASLILPTRLVLRDSA; the protein is encoded by the coding sequence ATGGGAACAGGGACGACCCGGCGCCAGCCCACGCTCGACGAGGTGGCCGCACGTGCCGGTGTGTCACGCTCCGCCGCGTCCCGGGTCCTCAACAAGGCGCCACACGTCAGCCGCGCCACCCGGGAGGCCGTCGAGAAGGCCATCAAGGAGTTGGGTTACCTGCCCAACCGCACCGCTCGGGCCCTTGCCACCCGGCAGACCGGAATCGTCGCCCTCGCCATCTCCCACGACGACCCCGAACTCTTCGCCGATCCGTTCTTCGGCCAGGTCATCGTCGGGGTCTCCGCGGCGCTCGAGGAGACCGACCTGCACCTGTTGCTGTGCCTGGCCAGCTCCGGCCGGGGCCGGTCCCGGCTCACCAACCTGCTGAACACCCGGGGCGTCGACGGCATCATGCTGATGGCGCTGCGCGGGGACGACCCGCTGACCCACATCGTGCGCCGGGCCGGCCTGCCGGCCGTGTACGGCGGTCGGCCGTTGCACTTCAAGCCGCAGTGGTATGTCGACTCCGACAACCTCGGCGGGGCGCGGCTCGCCACCGAGCACCTTCTCGGCCTCGGCCGAACCCGCATCGTCACCATCACCGGCGAACTGGGCACCGAGGCCGGCGCGGCCCGCTACCGGGGCTACCGGGAAGCGATGATCATGGCGGGTCTGCCTCCGTACGGCGTGGCGGAGGGTGACTTCACCGAGGCCAGCGGCGCTGCGGCGATGAAGGCGCTGCTCGACGACCACCCGGATCTCGACGCCGTCTTCGCCGGCAGCGACAACATGGCGGCCGGCGCCCTGCGGGTGCTCGCCGATTCGGGCCGGTCCGTGCCGGCGGACGTGGCGGTCGTGGGCTTCGACGACCTGGGGATAGCCGGACGCACCGATCCGCCGTTGACCACGGTCCACCAGTCGATCCAGGCGTTGGGCAAGGAGATGACCCGGGTGCTCGTCGAGGTGATCGCGGGGCGGGAGACCGCCTCCCTCATCCTGCCCACCAGACTGGTGCTGCGCGACTCCGCGTGA
- a CDS encoding long-chain fatty acid--CoA ligase translates to MREFSVPPAVTVGDAANLTDPVWDNAEEAPDSVQFVRRAVDAAGRQDGWADVTCRQFHAEVVALARGFVAAGINPGDRVGLMSRTRYEWTLVDYAVWAAGGVTVPIYETSSPEQVAWILSDSGAVGCVLETNGHAMALAGLRDQLPKLEQVWQLELGGLDELVALGERIDPTKIEVRRKAVKAADIATIIYTSGTTGRPKGCVLTHRNLLADICNAIPVLPNLFNEGASTLLFLPLAHSFARLIQIGTVRARVTVAHSAEVKHLVDELKEFRPSFVLSVPRVFEKVYTGAVQKAAAEGKGKIFGRAEQVAVAYSQALDTPSGPGLGLRLRHRVFDRLVYRKLRAALGGRCHNAISGGAPLGARLGHFFRGVGVQVYEGYGLTETSPAVAVNLPGAIRIGTVGRPLPGVTVRIADDGEILIKGDVVFQGYWNNPEATAEVLTPDGWFHSGDLGELDNDGYLCITGRKKEIIVTANGKNVAPAVLEDRIRAHPLVSQCMVVGDRRPFVAALVTIDEEALPAWLRRHDRPADTPVGKLRDDPNLRREIQNAVDEANQAVSRAESIREFRILPRDFTEATGELTPSMKVKRGVVQDTYSADIADIYGD, encoded by the coding sequence GTGCGCGAGTTCTCGGTTCCCCCAGCGGTCACGGTCGGGGACGCGGCCAACCTCACCGACCCGGTCTGGGACAACGCCGAGGAGGCCCCGGACAGCGTGCAGTTCGTCCGGCGCGCGGTGGACGCCGCCGGCCGGCAGGACGGCTGGGCCGACGTGACCTGCCGGCAGTTCCACGCCGAGGTGGTCGCGCTGGCCCGCGGCTTCGTCGCCGCCGGGATCAACCCCGGTGACCGGGTGGGCCTGATGAGCCGGACCCGGTACGAGTGGACCCTCGTCGACTACGCGGTCTGGGCGGCCGGCGGGGTGACCGTGCCGATCTACGAGACCTCCAGCCCGGAGCAGGTCGCCTGGATCCTCTCCGACTCCGGCGCGGTCGGCTGTGTGCTGGAGACCAACGGGCACGCGATGGCGCTGGCCGGGCTCCGAGACCAGCTGCCGAAGCTGGAGCAGGTCTGGCAGCTCGAACTCGGCGGCCTCGACGAGCTGGTGGCACTCGGCGAGCGGATCGACCCAACCAAGATCGAGGTACGCCGCAAGGCGGTCAAGGCGGCCGACATCGCCACCATCATCTACACCAGCGGCACCACCGGGCGACCCAAGGGCTGCGTACTGACCCACCGGAACCTGCTCGCGGACATCTGCAACGCCATCCCGGTGCTGCCGAACCTCTTCAACGAGGGCGCCTCGACGCTGCTCTTCCTGCCGCTGGCCCACTCGTTCGCCCGGCTGATCCAGATCGGCACGGTCCGGGCCCGGGTCACCGTGGCGCACAGCGCCGAGGTGAAGCACCTGGTCGACGAGTTGAAGGAGTTCCGGCCCAGCTTCGTGCTCTCGGTCCCCCGGGTCTTCGAGAAGGTCTACACCGGCGCGGTGCAGAAGGCGGCCGCGGAGGGCAAGGGCAAGATCTTCGGCCGGGCCGAGCAGGTGGCTGTCGCGTACAGCCAGGCCCTGGACACCCCGTCCGGGCCGGGCCTGGGCCTGCGGCTGCGGCACCGGGTCTTCGACCGGCTGGTCTACCGCAAGCTCCGGGCCGCGCTCGGCGGGCGCTGCCACAACGCGATCTCCGGCGGAGCTCCGCTCGGCGCCCGGCTCGGGCACTTCTTCCGGGGCGTCGGGGTGCAGGTCTACGAGGGGTACGGCCTGACCGAGACCTCCCCGGCGGTCGCGGTGAACCTGCCCGGCGCGATCCGGATCGGCACGGTCGGCCGGCCGCTGCCCGGGGTGACCGTCCGGATCGCCGACGACGGCGAGATCCTGATCAAGGGTGACGTGGTGTTCCAGGGGTACTGGAACAACCCGGAGGCGACCGCCGAGGTGCTCACCCCGGACGGCTGGTTCCACAGCGGTGACCTGGGCGAACTCGACAACGACGGCTACCTCTGCATCACCGGGCGGAAGAAGGAGATCATCGTCACGGCGAACGGCAAGAACGTCGCTCCGGCCGTACTGGAGGACCGGATCCGGGCGCACCCGCTGGTCAGCCAGTGCATGGTGGTCGGCGACCGGCGGCCCTTCGTCGCCGCGCTGGTCACCATCGACGAGGAGGCGCTGCCGGCCTGGCTGCGCCGGCACGACCGCCCGGCGGACACCCCGGTCGGGAAGCTGCGGGACGACCCGAACCTGCGCAGGGAGATCCAGAACGCCGTGGACGAGGCCAACCAGGCGGTGTCCCGGGCCGAGTCGATCCGCGAGTTCCGGATCCTGCCCCGGGACTTCACCGAGGCGACCGGCGAGCTGACCCCGTCGATGAAGGTCAAGCGCGGCGTCGTGCAGGACACATACTCGGCGGACATCGCCGATATCTACGGCGACTGA